In the Ornithinimicrobium pratense genome, CCGGCAGGAGGAGCGGCCAGAGGGCTCCTACACCACCACCCTCTTCGACTCCGGCGTGCGCCGGATCGCCCAGAAGGTGGGCGAGGAGGCGGTCGAGGTGGCCCTGGCCGCGGTCGACGAGGACGACCAGGCGCTGCTGGGGGAGTCGGTGGACCTCATCTACCACCTGCTGGTTCTGCTGCGGTCCCGCGGCCTGGGGATCGACGAGGTCGAGCAGGTGCTCCGGCGCCGCCACGGCTGAGGCACGGCAGGCGTGCGGCCGGCCTGACCGGGCAGCTCGCGTGGGATGGTGCAACTAAGGTTGACAAGCCAGGTGTTGTCAACCTAAGTTGACTCTATGTCCGAGCGCGTCGATCTGGGGGGAGTCACCCAGGAGGCAGGTGACATCAGCGATCCTGCGGCTGGTCTCCGTGCGGTGGCGCGGCTGCGCCAGGTCACCGAGGCCATCGAGTTGCGGCAGGTGGAGGCTGCCCTGGAGACGGGGATGTCCTGGGCCGACATTGCCGGGTGCCTGGGGGTCTCCCGGCAGGCGGTCCATAAGAAGTACCGGTCCCGGGTGCGCCCCGAACTGGTCAGGGGAAGGAGCAAGGCATGAGCAGGTTCGGCACGATCTTGACTCTTTCGCAAGCGGCGTGGCAGGAGTGTGCGCTGCTCGGCCACCGGGAGATCGACGTGGAGCACGTGCTGCTGGCGACGATGGACGACGGGGACGTCGCCGAGATCCTGGGCCGGCACGGCGTGACCCGGGAGGGCACCCGCCAGCACGTGGACGCCGTCGTCCGGGACCAGCTGGCCAGTCTGGGGGTTGACCTGGGCGAGACCTCCCTCAGTGAACGGCGACCGGTCACGGACCTGCACCACCAGGCCGTCGGTGCTCTTGAAACCTCTGGCCGGGCCCAGCAGCTGCTGTCCGAAGGGCGCACGGTGCCAGGCGTCCTGCTGGCCACGTTGGACCTGCCCGACGGCACGGCCACGCACCTCCTGGAGCGGCAGGGTGCCGACGTGGCAGCGGTGCGCCTCGACGTCGTCGAGCTGCTGGAGAGGTCGCGATCCCAGCCCAGGGCCGCCGGCACCGTGGACATGGCCACCCTGCCGGACAGCCACCTCATCGACGGGCGGCCTGGGATCCGCCGCCGGCGCACCCGGTTCTACGCGGTGCCCTGGCCTCAGGCCTGGGAGCAGGTGTCCACCGCGGCGGGTGCCCGGGCCTGGCTCCTGTCCGACGGTTCGACCCAGGTGGCCGGCCCCGGTGAGCTGCGCGGTGAGCTCAGCAGAGGCCGGTCCGGGGCTCGTCGGGGCAGTTACCAGCGGCGGCTGCTGGCGGCCGAGCCCCCGGACGGGTCGACGCCGGGGCACGCCCTGTGGCAGGAGCATTGGGTGAGAACCCGCCGGCGCCCGTGGGGCCGCGAGAGGTCAGGACCGGGGCAGTGGGTTCATCTGACCGTGATCCCGGCCGACGGTGGGACCCGGGTCGACCTGGTGCTCGGGACGGTGCGCCACGGCCGGACGCAGGCCGTCCTTCGTCCCGTCATCCCTGCGGCCCAGGCCATCGCCAGCCGCAACGCCCTCTACCAGCTGGGCCTGGTCCTGGAAGACGCCGACGGCGCCTCGTCGAGGGCCTGACCCCGCCTGACCCGCCCTCTGACCCGGGTCACGTGAGGTGGTCGTGGTCGCCGCGCACCCACTCGGCATACCGCTGCGCGGACCGGAGGACCACGGCCCGGGCGTCCGCGGCCACCTGGCGGCCGAAGTTGTCGTAGAGCCGGTCGAAGTCGAGCTCGGCGATCGTCCCCGCCACGCGGGTGACGACGGCAGCAGACAGGGGTATGGCGTTGGGGTAGGACCGCATGAACGTCACCCAGCCTTGATCCGGGACAGCGCCACAGGTGTCCCCGGACAGCAGCACGCCGCGCCCGTCCGCGCCGGCCTCCCAGAGCGCGACGGCGCTGCCCGGGAAGTGCCCTCCCGGCTGTAAGGCCCGGATGCCGGGCAGGACGTCGAAGGGTTCGGACCAGGTGACGATCTCCCCGGGCTCTCCCCAGCGGCGCACCCACTCACGGTCCGTCTCGGCGACATACACGGGAGCGCCGAAAGCCCGTCCCCACTCCAGCTGGCAGCCGTACATGTGTGGGTGGCTGGCCATGACGGCCGCGACGCCACCCAGGTCCCTGACGGCGTCCACGGCCTCAGCGTCAAGGAAGCCCGGCACGTCCCAGAGCAGGTTGCCGGCCTGGGTGCAGACCAGGAGTGCGCTCTGTCCGATGTCGACCTTCGGGCTAGCCCGCAGTGCCCAACAACCCGGCTCGCGCTCGATGACCTCGATCCGGCAGCCCTGTGCGCTGCGCTCGACCAGGGTGCTCCAGCGCTGGCCGCTGGCGGGGACGTACTGGCGCTCGTCGGCGCAGATCATGCAGTCCTGCTCCCCTGTGTCGTTCTCCACACCACAGGTCGCGCACAGGGTCCAGCCGTTCGTCGCCATCAACCCAGGTTAGTGACAACGACCGCCCCAGGCCGTCTCCCGTCCCTTCTCGGGCCCTTCGTCCTCTCCCGGCCTAGCCCTTACGACCGGCGATGAGGCCCCACGCTGCGGTGGCCACGAAGAGCAGGATGCCGATCCATAGCAGCCACAGCAGCCCTTCGACGAGGATCCCCACGAGCGAGAAGCCCAGCCACAGGACGAGCAGGATGATGATGAGCGTCTTCATACTCTTCATCCTGTCATCCGGGCCGGTCAGCTGCCTACCGAGGGGGCCGAGGACGGGTGGGGAGACCGGG is a window encoding:
- a CDS encoding Clp protease N-terminal domain-containing protein codes for the protein MSRFGTILTLSQAAWQECALLGHREIDVEHVLLATMDDGDVAEILGRHGVTREGTRQHVDAVVRDQLASLGVDLGETSLSERRPVTDLHHQAVGALETSGRAQQLLSEGRTVPGVLLATLDLPDGTATHLLERQGADVAAVRLDVVELLERSRSQPRAAGTVDMATLPDSHLIDGRPGIRRRRTRFYAVPWPQAWEQVSTAAGARAWLLSDGSTQVAGPGELRGELSRGRSGARRGSYQRRLLAAEPPDGSTPGHALWQEHWVRTRRRPWGRERSGPGQWVHLTVIPADGGTRVDLVLGTVRHGRTQAVLRPVIPAAQAIASRNALYQLGLVLEDADGASSRA
- a CDS encoding hydrolase — translated: MATNGWTLCATCGVENDTGEQDCMICADERQYVPASGQRWSTLVERSAQGCRIEVIEREPGCWALRASPKVDIGQSALLVCTQAGNLLWDVPGFLDAEAVDAVRDLGGVAAVMASHPHMYGCQLEWGRAFGAPVYVAETDREWVRRWGEPGEIVTWSEPFDVLPGIRALQPGGHFPGSAVALWEAGADGRGVLLSGDTCGAVPDQGWVTFMRSYPNAIPLSAAVVTRVAGTIAELDFDRLYDNFGRQVAADARAVVLRSAQRYAEWVRGDHDHLT